The proteins below are encoded in one region of Campylobacter rectus:
- a CDS encoding amino acid ABC transporter permease codes for MLNEKFFRVLFFVVIVSAGVYYFYPTELNEAQRLAYLKSYGVTLGLTIGGTAIGVTLGFILAFLKFLNIKILSFLIDEYVDILRGTPIILQLLIFSVVIFATWSDNFYVALIALGLNSSAYVAEIVRSGINSVDKGQMEAARAMGLNYYVSMREVVFPQATKNILPALANEFISLFKETSVVGYISVIDITMQSKSLQAVFYSPEPVIFTGIVYYVSVKFFTFLVKILERRLNRHD; via the coding sequence ATGCTAAACGAAAAATTTTTCAGAGTTCTGTTTTTCGTCGTCATCGTTTCCGCGGGCGTTTACTATTTTTATCCGACGGAGTTAAACGAGGCGCAACGTCTAGCTTACCTTAAAAGCTACGGCGTGACGCTGGGGCTCACTATCGGCGGCACGGCTATCGGCGTGACTCTGGGCTTTATTTTGGCGTTTTTAAAGTTTTTAAATATCAAAATTTTAAGCTTTCTCATCGACGAGTACGTCGATATCCTGCGCGGAACGCCGATTATTTTGCAACTTCTTATATTTTCGGTCGTGATTTTCGCGACTTGGAGCGATAACTTTTACGTCGCCTTGATCGCGCTTGGGCTAAACAGCTCCGCATACGTCGCAGAGATCGTGCGTAGCGGCATAAATAGCGTCGATAAAGGGCAAATGGAAGCCGCAAGGGCGATGGGCCTAAACTACTACGTCTCGATGCGAGAGGTGGTGTTTCCGCAAGCGACTAAAAACATCTTGCCTGCGCTTGCGAACGAATTTATCTCACTGTTTAAAGAAACTTCGGTCGTAGGCTACATCAGCGTTATCGACATCACGATGCAAAGCAAGAGCCTGCAAGCGGTGTTTTATAGCCCCGAGCCAGTCATTTTCACGGGTATAGTTTATTATGTCAGCGTGAAGTTCTTTACGTTTTTGGTTAAAATTTTAGAGAGGAGACTAAATCGCCATGATTGA